A region from the Aegilops tauschii subsp. strangulata cultivar AL8/78 chromosome 5, Aet v6.0, whole genome shotgun sequence genome encodes:
- the LOC109768265 gene encoding receptor-like protein EIX2 has protein sequence MHHTTNLMFATHLLFIILSFTSFSQVGHALALQPQLAHAHGGGCIPAERAALLAFHKGITSDNASVLASWHGHDCCRWRGVSCNNRIGHVIKLHLPNTSPDLNTYGCGHDHSLADTTVETDTYHACSDANSLYGEISTSLLSLKHLEHMDLSMNCLVGTNSHIPQFLSSMENLRYLNLCGMPFTGRVPSQLGNLSKLQHLDLGQGYSEMYSADITWLTKLPLLQYLSMNGINLSRITDWPGTLNMIPSLRVINLAACSLDTASQSLPYLNLTKLEKLDLSENNLGHSIASSWFWKVTSLKYLSLRLNFRANWLFGKLPDALGNMTSLKVLDVSATNLNKSGNIENLCSLEVLDLSKNPMIGDIVVLMEGLPRCARGKLLELNLHGNEFTGALPNFIGEFSSLSMLDLSCNNLVGSIPTGLRNLVHLTILDLDWNLLNGTIPTEIGDLTALTYLDISRNNLTGIIPAELGKLKRLAYLNLAENKITGPLPIEMGSLRNLVYLYLSNNNLSGVITEEHIADIKGLKIISLSSNNLKIVVDSDWRSPFRLQAADFASCQMGPLFPAWLQQLRGIDALDISSTGLKDKFPEWFWHTFSQTTYLDISNNQISGILPAHLDGMALEELYLSSNRLTGSIPSLPSNITMLDISNNNFSGVIPSNFEASQLQMLLIYSNQIGGYIPESFCKLEQLLYLDLSNNFLKGKIPECSDIQKMQYLLLGNNNLSGEFPAFLQNNTDMEFLDLAWNKLSGRLPTWIGDLANLHFVLLSHNAFSDNIPVDITRLWNLQYLDLSCNNLSGEIPWHLSNLTLMKKEQKEFLEMDDGVTGNDTEMGATHLGEILSVVTKGQQLIYGRTLVYFVGIDLSANSLTGEIPTDITSLDALMNLNLSSNKLSGQIPNMIGAMQSLVSLDLSENKFSGEIPTSLSSLALLEALNLSYNNLSGRIPSGRQLDTLNSNNQSIIYIGNSGLCGPPLQNNCPGNDSFIVYGDLESSKQPFDPLTFHFGLVLGLVVGLWVVFCALLFKRTWRTAYFRLFDKVYDQVYVFVVVKWGSFTKNTAAE, from the coding sequence ATGCATCACACAACAAATCTCATGTTCGCCACCCACCTGTTGTTCATCATCTTAAGCTTCACTTCATTTTCGCAAGTGGGGCATGCACTAGCACTCCAACCCCAGCTTGCACATGCTCATGGTGGCGGCTGCATCCCAGCCGAGAGGGCCGCCTTGCTCGCCTTCCACAAGGGCATCACAAGTGACAACGCAAGTGTCCTCGCCTCGTGGCACGGACATGATTGCTGCCGGTGGAGGGGCGTCAGTTGCAACAACCGAATAGGTCATGTCATCAAGCTTCACCTTCCCAATACAAGTCCGGACCTTAACACATATGGGTGTGGTCATGATCATTCATTGGCCGACACAACTGTGGAAACTGATACCTATCATGCGTGCAGTGATGCTAATTCATTGTACGGTGAGATAAGTACCTCTCTGCTTTCCTTGAAGCATCTAGAGCACATGGATCTTAGTATGAACTGTTTGGTAGGGACGAATAGTCACATTCCTCAGTTCTTGAGCTCCATGGAGAACTTGAGGTATCTTAACCTCTGCGGCATGCCATTTACCGGTAGAGTTCCTTCTCAACTTGGTAATCTGTCTAAGTTGCAGCATCTTGACCTTGGTCAGGGTTATAGCGAGATGTACTCGGCGGACATCACCTGGTTAACAAAGCTACCATTGTTGCAGTACCTTAGCATGAATGGAATAAATCTCTCTAGGATAACTGACTGGCCTGGTACATTGAATATGATTCCATCTCTAAGGGTCATCAATCTTGCTGCATGCTCACTTGATACTGCAAGTCAATCGCTTCCCTACCTTAACCTCACGAAACTTGAGAAGCTTGATTTGTCTGAGAATAATTTAGGCCACTCAATTGCATCAAGTTGGTTTTGGAAAGTGACGAGCCTCAAATACCTCAGTCTTCGTCTGAATTTCCGTGCAAATTGGTTATTCGGCAAACTTCCCGATGCACTAGGAAACATGACGTCGCTCAAGGTCCTTGATGTGTCAGCTACCAATCTGAATAAGAGTGGAAACATTGAAAATCTTTGCTCTTTGGAAGTGCTCGACCTTTCTAAAAATCCTATGATTGGAGATATAGTGGTGTTGATGGAGGGATTGCCGAGATGTGCACGGGGGAAACTGCTGGAGCTGAATTTGCATGGAAACGAATTCACCGGGGCCCTGCCAAATTTTATAGGGGAATTCAGCAGCTTGAGCATGCTTGACCTTTCTTGCAACAACCTTGTTGGATCTATACCGACTGGGCTTAGGAATTTGGTGCATTTAACCATCCTTGATCTCGACTGGAATCTACTCAACGGTACTATTCCAACTGAAATTGGTGACCTTACTGCTCTGACTTATTTGGACATAAGCCGCAACAACTTGACTGGAATTATACCAGCCGAGCTTGGAAAATTGAAGCGTTTGGCTTACCTTAATCTTGCAGAGAACAAAATTACTGGACCATTACCCATTGAAATGGGTTCTCTGAGGAATCTGGTTTATCTGTACCTAAGCAACAACAACCTTAGTGGCGTGATCACAGAAGAACACATTGCTGATATAAAAGGTTTAAAGATTATAAGCTTGTCTTCCAATAATTTGAAGATTGTAGTCGATTCAGATTGGCGTTCTCCCTTTAGGCTACAGGCTGCAGATTTTGCATCATGCCAAATGGGTCCTCTCTTTCCAGCTTGGCTTCAGCAGCTGCGGGGGATCGATGCACTTGACATTTCGAGCACCGGTTTAAAGGACAAGTTTCCTGAGTGGTTttggcatacattttcacaaacAACATATCTCGACATCTCTAACAATCAAATAAGTGGCATCTTGCCAGCACATCTGGATGGCATGGCCTTGGAAGAACTCTACCTAAGTTCAAACCGGCTCACCGGCTCAATACCTTCGTTGCCATCAAATATCACTATGTTAGACATCTCCAACAATAATTTTTCAGGAGTAATACCATCAAATTTTGAAGCCTCCCAACTTCAAATGTTGCTTATATATTCTAATCAAATTGGTGGGTACATTCCAGAATCCTTCTGCAAATTGGAACAGTTGTTGTATCTGGATTTGTCAAATAATTTCTTGAAGGGGAAAATTCCTGAATGTTCTGACATCCAAAAAATGCAATATCTTCTGCTCGGTAATAACAACTTATCAGGAGAATTCCCAGCATTTTTGCAGAATAACACGGATATGGAGTTCTTGGATCTCGCATGGAACAAGTTGTCTGGAAGATTGCCTACATGGATAGGAGATCTGGCTAATTTACATTTTGTACTACTGAGCCACAATGCATTTTCTGATAATATTCCAGTCGACATAACAAGGCTTTGGAATCTTCAATACTTGGATCTATCATGCAATAATTTGTCTGGTGAAATACCTTGGCATCTATCAAACCTAACACTTATGAAAAAAGAACAAAAGGAATTCCTGGAAATGGATGATGGAGTCACTGGAAACGACACCGAGATGGGAGCTACTCACCTTGGAGAAATATTGTCAGTAGTTACAAAAGGACAGCAGCTTATATATGGTAGAACACTTGTATATTTTGTTGGCATTGATTTATCAGCTAACTCCTTGACTGGTGAAATCCCTACAGACATCACTTCCCTTGATGCGCTGATGAATTTGAATTTATCATCAAACAAATTGAGTGGACAGATTCCAAACATGATTGGCGCCATGCAGTCACTAGTATCCCTTGACCTCTCTGAGAACAAGTTCTCTGGTGAAATCCCGACGAGCTTGTCAAGCCTGGCATTGTTGGAGGCCTTGAACCTGTCCTACAACAATTTATCTGGAAGGATACCCTCTGGCCGTCAACTTGACACCCTCAATTCGAACAACCAGTCAATTATATACATCGGCAACAGTGGACTCTGTGGGCCTCCTCTCCAAAATAATTGTCCAGGAAATGATTCTTTCATCGTCTATGGCGATCTTGAAAGCAGTAAGCAACCGTTTGATCCACTGACCTTTCATTTTGGTCTTGTGCTGGGACTTGTGGTGGGGCTCTGGGTGGTATTTTGTGCCTTGTTGTTCAAGAGGACATGGAGAACTGCTTATTTCCGGCTCTTCGACAAGGTATATGATCAAGTCTATGTATTTGTGGTTGTGAAGTGGGGAAGCTTCACAAAGAACACAGCCGCAGAATAA